GGGAGGCCGCCCCCGCGTTTCAAGGAGGAATCATGTCGAGCCGACGTTTCATCCTGCTGGCCCTGCTTCTCGGGTTGGCGCTCGCCCTCGCTTCCTGCAGCGACGACGACCCGACCGATCCGGCGACGGACACCACCGCTCCCCTGGTCGTCAGCGTGAACCCGTCCCAGGACGACGATGACGTGTCCCTGGACGAGGAACTGGTCATCGTGTTCAACGAGGACATGGATCCCGCCTCGGCCGATGGCAGCGTGACCCTGTCCGGCTGCACGGTCACCGACACCGACTGGACCGACGCGCGCACGCTCGTCGTGTCGCACACCGATTGGCCCGAAGGCACCGAGATCACCGCGACGGCGACCGTCGGCCTGACCGACGAAGCCGGCAACGCGCTGGCGACGGCCTTCGCCTGGAACTTCTGGACCTGGACGGACGAGGTCCTGCTGCTGAACACCACGCCCGACGACGACGCCGTGGGCGTGCCCATCAACACCACGGTCTGGCTGCAGTTCTCGCAGGACATGGACGCCGGCACGCTGCCCGGGGCGATCACCGTGACGTCCCCGGACAAGGTCGCCCACGCCTACACGCTGGACATGCTCGAGTCGGACTCGGAGTGCGTCCTGACCTTCACCGACGACCTGCCGGCCTCCACGCTGATCACCGTCGCGGTCAGCACGGCCGCCGAGAGCGGGGAAGGCACGCCGCTGACCACCGCGGCGAGCTTCTCCTTCACCACCGGCACGAACGCCGACCTCACGCCGCCGCAGCTGATCTCGATCGAGCCCGCCGACGGCACGAGCATCGGCACCGACGTCTCCTTCTTCCGCATGACGTTCAGCGAGCCCATCGACGACAACTCGCTCAACCCCGCCATGATCAGCGGGCAGCTGATGACCGCGTTCACCAGCACGGATCAGCCCGGCGTGTGGTCCGAGAACTACACCGTCATCACCGTCGGCCTGCGCACGCCCCTGATCCCCGGCTCGATCTTCAGGGTGGAGTTCGTCTCCTTCGCCGACGTCAACGGCAACGTCAACGACGACGGCTTCGAATGGCAGGCGACCGTCGCCGGCACGGCGCAGTTCGTGCCCGTGATCGACGGCTGGGCCCAGTACTACCAGGGCTACTACCAGGAGACGAACCCCACGAACTTCGGCAGCGTCGAGGAACTCCAGCTCTGCGAGGTCAAGACCGGCGGCGAGTTCTGGCTGTGGCACAACAGCTACTACCAGTCCGACCCCTCGAAGGACTTCCCCGAGATGACGGAGTACGACCGCATGAAGCTCACGTCCTCGGCCGTCCAGTTCCTCGGGTTCCACGAGATGCGCGACATGGAGCCGTCGGACGTCACCTTCACCCCGCCGATCGACTGGCTGCGGCTGCCGGTGGTGACCTCGTCCTGGTCGGGGACGGCGGCGATCGACGACAGTTCCCAGGTCGACTACACGGTCGCGGTGCTGGCCGGCACGTTCGAGCTCCCGTACGGCAACCAGCCGAGCAAGCAGAGCGACGGGCCGCCGATCACCTGGCTCGGCTGCCGCAAGGTCGCCCTGCACTACGAGATGGGCGACGGCGAGACCGTCTTCAGCGCCGGCAACGACACCCTCTGGTACGCCCCGGGCACCGGCCTCGTGCGCGAGATCAACCACGAGGATCAGGGAGACCGGATCTACCACGCCGACAAATCCCTGATCTGGTCGGGGTTTGAGGCGGACTTCCCGAGCCGCTGACCTCCGTCATCGCCT
The window above is part of the bacterium genome. Proteins encoded here:
- a CDS encoding Ig-like domain-containing protein; the encoded protein is MSSRRFILLALLLGLALALASCSDDDPTDPATDTTAPLVVSVNPSQDDDDVSLDEELVIVFNEDMDPASADGSVTLSGCTVTDTDWTDARTLVVSHTDWPEGTEITATATVGLTDEAGNALATAFAWNFWTWTDEVLLLNTTPDDDAVGVPINTTVWLQFSQDMDAGTLPGAITVTSPDKVAHAYTLDMLESDSECVLTFTDDLPASTLITVAVSTAAESGEGTPLTTAASFSFTTGTNADLTPPQLISIEPADGTSIGTDVSFFRMTFSEPIDDNSLNPAMISGQLMTAFTSTDQPGVWSENYTVITVGLRTPLIPGSIFRVEFVSFADVNGNVNDDGFEWQATVAGTAQFVPVIDGWAQYYQGYYQETNPTNFGSVEELQLCEVKTGGEFWLWHNSYYQSDPSKDFPEMTEYDRMKLTSSAVQFLGFHEMRDMEPSDVTFTPPIDWLRLPVVTSSWSGTAAIDDSSQVDYTVAVLAGTFELPYGNQPSKQSDGPPITWLGCRKVALHYEMGDGETVFSAGNDTLWYAPGTGLVREINHEDQGDRIYHADKSLIWSGFEADFPSR